The Fusobacterium sp. JB019 genome has a segment encoding these proteins:
- a CDS encoding response regulator, translating into MGIINSFARSIKNIFTRLLFIIIIFSSITLKSLANNYYQDYQEIIYNNNNGLPVSAANAITQTKDGFIWIGVYGGLLRYDGKKFIKIGHKNGINNVKDLLVDSSGKLWVCTSDNGVILYDKGETKVINSYRGLKSNSVRTAIEDEDGHIIVGTTSGVASIDIKTMEIHNILGNDENSKYIEKMDMLKDGRIICVSNDGKVFLLENHKLYKIIKKSSKSNLKIISVYIDNESDNIYFGTDSNIILKGQFNDKSLKLEKINCGKLSYINGIEKDKAGNLLIASDTGIGYLDKDLNLQVFSDLEMNNSIDKIFIDSEENLWFISSRQGVMKYTKSIFLDMSKNLGLKNEVVNSILPYKNRFYIASDRGLTIVDNKSNLVENELAKFLKGERVRCLLEDREGNLLIGTYTGDKGIVKYNNNGEIKIINEKQGLSSSKIRSMINLKDGNIAVATNNGLNILKNDKIIKKIGIRDGMNNSKILNLCETPDGTLFLGTDGGGISVFKDGKFIENIDHDLGLDSDIILRLKYDERYKGIWILTGSSISFYDGSNLKRIKNFPFKNNYDIFFYGGKICILSNEGIIFTTIREMLLDNNIKYRFLNYKEERAPMVTANSFSYMDELANLYICGVRGVFKLDVEKFNKEYKIPKIALESIIVDGKRQYLKNDRIKLSGDVKTLEIEAYTLTYQLLNPTISYYLEGFDDESTEMNNSDAEKIRYSNLKGGKYIFHYKVIDRKNNRILGHKKIYIDKEIRFLETKYFPVSIAFGGILLFGAILYFIFKSKAKREIQRHKELQHKELEEALEKAEVANNSKSEFLSQMSHDMRTPLGAVINFAEFGIEENEDGNNKKYFNQIKESSVYLLGLMNDILDAQRIENGKVDLIETTIDTKEFIQTVMNIVLPKARKKNIHFIEPNLNEEENIYKKYDVQHYKQILVNVIGNAIKYTHPKGIVKWELEFLEDEEGRPFTRSIITDNGVGISKEYQKHIFEKFTREKNILSKKEGGTGLGLAITKKLIDLLHGDIIVESELGKGSKFTIDLPVHKISKKEFENLRKEEIIKSLDEFKGKKVLLCEDNDINAKIVEKILSSVGIKITRVNNGFLGITQVKNEKYDAVLMDIKMPVMDGLKATKKIREFNKDIPIIALSANAYAEDIKKSLNAGMNAHLSKPIDKNKMFKTLLEVMIDFN; encoded by the coding sequence ATGGGGATAATAAATAGTTTTGCAAGAAGTATAAAAAATATATTTACAAGATTGCTATTTATAATAATAATTTTTTCAAGCATAACTTTAAAAAGTCTTGCTAATAATTATTATCAAGATTATCAGGAAATTATTTATAATAATAATAATGGATTACCTGTTTCAGCTGCAAATGCAATAACTCAAACTAAAGATGGATTTATTTGGATAGGAGTTTACGGGGGATTACTTAGATATGATGGAAAAAAGTTTATAAAGATAGGTCATAAAAATGGAATAAATAATGTTAAAGATTTATTAGTTGATTCTAGTGGGAAATTATGGGTTTGTACAAGTGATAATGGAGTAATTCTTTATGATAAAGGAGAAACTAAGGTTATAAATTCCTACAGAGGCTTGAAATCTAATTCAGTTAGAACTGCTATTGAAGATGAAGATGGTCATATTATAGTGGGTACAACTTCAGGAGTTGCTAGTATAGATATTAAAACAATGGAAATTCATAATATACTTGGAAATGATGAAAATTCTAAATATATAGAAAAAATGGATATGTTAAAAGATGGAAGAATAATTTGTGTGTCTAATGATGGGAAGGTTTTTTTATTAGAAAATCATAAATTATATAAAATAATAAAAAAGAGTTCAAAGAGCAATTTAAAGATTATTTCAGTTTATATTGATAATGAAAGTGATAATATTTATTTTGGTACAGACAGTAATATTATACTTAAAGGACAATTTAATGATAAAAGTTTAAAATTGGAAAAAATAAATTGTGGAAAATTAAGTTATATAAATGGAATAGAAAAGGATAAAGCAGGAAATTTATTAATCGCTTCAGATACAGGAATAGGATATTTAGATAAAGATTTAAATTTACAAGTTTTTTCTGATTTAGAAATGAATAATTCAATAGATAAAATTTTTATAGATTCTGAGGAAAATCTTTGGTTTATTTCTTCAAGACAAGGGGTTATGAAATATACTAAAAGTATATTTCTAGATATGAGTAAAAACTTAGGATTAAAAAATGAGGTGGTAAACAGTATATTACCATATAAAAATAGATTTTATATAGCTTCTGATAGGGGTCTTACAATAGTTGATAATAAAAGTAATTTGGTAGAGAATGAACTTGCTAAATTTTTAAAGGGAGAAAGGGTTCGTTGTTTATTAGAGGATAGAGAAGGGAATTTGTTGATTGGAACTTATACTGGAGATAAAGGAATAGTAAAGTATAATAATAATGGTGAAATAAAAATAATAAATGAGAAACAAGGTTTAAGTTCATCAAAAATAAGATCAATGATAAATTTAAAGGATGGAAACATTGCAGTAGCTACAAATAATGGTTTAAACATTCTAAAAAATGATAAGATTATTAAAAAAATTGGAATAAGAGATGGAATGAATAATTCCAAAATTCTAAATTTATGTGAAACACCAGATGGAACATTATTTTTAGGAACAGATGGTGGTGGGATATCTGTATTTAAAGATGGAAAATTTATAGAAAATATTGATCATGATTTAGGTTTAGATTCAGATATAATATTAAGATTAAAATATGATGAAAGATATAAGGGAATTTGGATTCTTACAGGAAGTTCCATTAGTTTTTATGATGGTAGTAATTTAAAAAGAATAAAGAATTTTCCTTTTAAAAATAACTATGATATATTTTTTTATGGTGGGAAAATATGTATACTAAGTAATGAAGGAATAATTTTTACTACCATTAGAGAGATGCTTTTAGATAATAATATAAAATATAGATTTTTAAATTATAAAGAAGAAAGAGCTCCAATGGTAACAGCTAATTCTTTTAGTTATATGGATGAATTAGCAAACTTATATATATGCGGAGTTAGAGGAGTATTTAAATTAGATGTTGAAAAATTTAATAAAGAATACAAGATACCTAAAATAGCATTAGAAAGTATTATTGTAGACGGGAAAAGGCAGTATTTAAAAAATGATAGAATTAAACTTTCAGGAGATGTTAAAACATTAGAGATAGAAGCCTATACTTTAACTTATCAATTATTAAATCCGACAATATCTTATTATTTAGAAGGCTTTGATGATGAATCTACTGAAATGAATAATTCAGATGCTGAAAAAATTAGATATAGTAATCTTAAGGGCGGAAAATATATATTTCATTATAAGGTGATTGATAGAAAAAATAATAGAATTTTAGGACATAAGAAAATATATATAGACAAGGAAATTCGTTTTTTAGAAACTAAATATTTTCCTGTATCTATAGCCTTTGGAGGAATTCTTTTATTTGGAGCTATCCTTTATTTTATTTTTAAAAGTAAGGCTAAAAGAGAAATACAAAGGCATAAGGAACTTCAGCATAAAGAATTAGAAGAAGCATTAGAAAAAGCTGAAGTGGCTAACAATTCTAAATCGGAATTTTTATCTCAAATGAGTCATGATATGAGAACTCCTCTAGGTGCAGTTATAAATTTTGCTGAATTTGGAATAGAAGAAAATGAAGATGGAAATAATAAAAAATATTTTAATCAAATAAAAGAAAGTTCTGTATATTTGTTAGGATTAATGAATGATATATTAGATGCTCAAAGAATAGAAAATGGGAAAGTAGATTTAATAGAAACTACCATTGATACAAAAGAATTTATTCAAACAGTAATGAATATAGTATTACCAAAGGCTAGAAAGAAAAACATACATTTTATAGAGCCTAATTTAAATGAAGAAGAAAATATTTATAAAAAATATGATGTTCAGCATTATAAACAAATATTAGTTAATGTTATAGGAAATGCAATAAAATATACTCATCCTAAAGGGATAGTTAAATGGGAATTAGAATTTTTAGAAGATGAAGAGGGAAGACCGTTTACAAGAAGTATAATAACTGATAACGGAGTTGGAATTAGTAAAGAATACCAAAAACATATATTTGAAAAGTTTACTAGAGAAAAAAATATTCTTTCTAAAAAAGAAGGAGGAACAGGATTAGGTTTAGCAATTACAAAAAAATTAATAGATTTATTACATGGGGATATTATAGTTGAAAGTGAACTTGGCAAGGGATCTAAATTTACTATAGATTTACCAGTACATAAAATATCTAAAAAAGAATTTGAAAATTTAAGAAAAGAAGAAATTATAAAATCCTTAGATGAATTTAAAGGGAAAAAGGTACTTTTATGTGAAGATAACGATATCAATGCAAAGATAGTTGAAAAAATATTATCCAGTGTAGGAATAAAAATAACAAGAGTAAATAATGGATTTTTAGGAATTACTCAAGTAAAAAATGAAAAATATGACGCAGTATTAATGGACATAAAAATGCCTGTTATGGACGGGTTAAAGGCAACTAAAAAAATAAGAGAATTTAATAAAGATATACCTATAATAGCTTTATCAGCAAATGCTTATGCAGAAGATATAAAAAAATCTTTAAATGCAGGAATGAACGCACATTTATCTAAACCTATTGATAAAAATAAAATGTTTAAAACTTTACTAGAAGTTATGATTGATTTCAATTAA
- a CDS encoding desulfoferrodoxin family protein: MLETKFFKCEHCGNIIKKFYDSGVPVNCCGQNMKELIPQTADAAGEKHVPLIDVDGENVKVTVGSTLHPMLDNHYIVWIYLETTNGGQFHYFNPGDEPIAYFKLAKDEKVISAYENCNLHGLWKSEL; this comes from the coding sequence ATGTTAGAAACTAAGTTTTTTAAATGTGAACACTGTGGTAATATTATTAAGAAATTTTATGATTCAGGAGTTCCAGTTAATTGTTGTGGACAAAATATGAAAGAACTTATTCCACAAACTGCTGATGCTGCTGGAGAAAAACATGTTCCATTAATTGATGTTGATGGAGAAAATGTAAAAGTAACTGTAGGTTCTACTCTTCATCCAATGCTTGATAATCATTATATTGTTTGGATATATCTTGAAACAACAAATGGTGGTCAGTTCCATTATTTTAATCCTGGAGATGAACCAATTGCATATTTTAAACTAGCTAAAGATGAAAAAGTAATCTCAGCTTATGAAAATTGTAATCTTCATGGTTTATGGAAATCTGAATTATAA
- a CDS encoding TrkA C-terminal domain-containing protein, producing the protein MFRLTGMSEEKARFQVISLLTNSGFTTSESELILRSRKRRSIAKVIMIFGYTFTATIVSGVISIIVTYNFKNDKLSIVEIITLSIMFIIFYFLRKFVFIRFIFNRFSEKLYRYFVAKDNINSLMVIENFGNNIIAQVFLNQVPLPLRGKTLAEVDIKNKDNLLVLTITSGENKICSVTADTILEKDSTITVMGKKKDIKKILCP; encoded by the coding sequence ATGTTTAGATTAACTGGAATGAGTGAAGAAAAGGCTAGATTCCAAGTTATTTCTCTTTTAACTAATTCTGGTTTCACTACCTCTGAAAGTGAGCTTATATTAAGAAGTAGAAAAAGAAGAAGTATAGCTAAGGTCATTATGATTTTTGGATATACTTTTACAGCCACAATTGTGTCAGGAGTTATAAGTATAATTGTAACCTATAATTTCAAAAATGATAAGCTATCAATAGTTGAAATTATAACTCTTTCAATTATGTTTATAATATTTTATTTTTTAAGAAAATTTGTTTTCATAAGATTTATTTTTAATAGATTTTCTGAAAAACTTTATCGTTATTTTGTTGCAAAGGATAATATTAATTCTTTAATGGTTATTGAAAATTTCGGTAACAATATAATTGCTCAAGTTTTTTTAAATCAAGTTCCTCTTCCTCTTCGAGGTAAGACCTTGGCTGAAGTTGATATTAAAAATAAAGATAACCTCCTTGTTCTTACAATAACTTCAGGAGAAAATAAAATTTGTTCTGTTACAGCTGATACTATTTTAGAAAAAGATTCTACCATCACTGTTATGGGTAAGAAAAAAGATATAAAAAAAATTCTTTGTCCTTAG